One part of the Cumulibacter manganitolerans genome encodes these proteins:
- a CDS encoding SRPBCC family protein encodes MELEHEFTIPVPVDKAWPVLLDIRRIAPCMPGAAVDSVDGDDFTGSVKVKLGPINLTYKGQAKFVEKDESAHKAVIDARGRDSRGNGTAAAKITATLNGKGDAETSVKVVTDLNITGKPAQFGRGVMVDVGNKLIGQFADCLAGKLGEDDSATSSGAEGGAAGAAAGAGSAGAAAGATTAAGAADKTPTSSIPAATSAQADADKKQSDAEKQSTELPGFAGTESAKPNADARESAQSAADQHAAASASPKTTPARPAPAAEPEPIDLIELAGGTVLKKAIPAVLAALIAAVIAIVVVKKKS; translated from the coding sequence ATGGAGCTCGAGCACGAATTCACCATCCCCGTCCCCGTCGACAAGGCCTGGCCAGTGCTGCTGGACATCCGCCGCATCGCCCCGTGCATGCCGGGCGCGGCCGTCGACAGCGTGGACGGCGACGACTTCACCGGAAGCGTGAAGGTCAAGCTCGGGCCGATCAACCTGACCTACAAGGGGCAGGCGAAGTTCGTGGAGAAGGACGAGAGCGCGCACAAGGCCGTCATCGACGCGCGCGGCCGCGATTCCCGCGGCAATGGCACTGCCGCGGCGAAGATCACCGCGACGCTCAACGGCAAGGGCGACGCCGAGACGTCGGTCAAGGTCGTCACCGACCTGAACATCACCGGCAAGCCGGCGCAGTTCGGCCGCGGCGTGATGGTGGACGTCGGCAACAAGCTCATCGGCCAGTTCGCCGACTGCCTCGCCGGCAAGCTCGGCGAGGACGACTCCGCAACCTCCTCGGGTGCTGAGGGCGGTGCCGCCGGCGCCGCGGCGGGCGCGGGGTCTGCCGGCGCGGCGGCGGGGGCCACCACGGCGGCCGGCGCGGCCGACAAGACGCCCACCTCGAGCATCCCGGCCGCGACCAGCGCGCAGGCCGACGCCGACAAGAAGCAGTCCGACGCCGAGAAGCAGTCCACCGAGCTGCCGGGATTCGCCGGCACCGAGTCTGCCAAGCCGAATGCGGACGCTCGCGAGAGCGCCCAGTCGGCGGCCGACCAGCACGCCGCGGCGTCCGCCTCGCCGAAGACGACGCCCGCGAGGCCGGCCCCGGCTGCCGAGCCGGAGCCGATCGACCTGATCGAGCTGGCCGGCGGCACGGTGCTGAAGAAGGCGATCCCGGCGGTTCTGGCCGCGCTGATCGCCGCCGTCATCGCGATTGTCGTGGTGAAGAAGAAGAGCTAG
- a CDS encoding (2Fe-2S)-binding protein yields MTQISVTVDGMKSEDDVEPRMLLVHYLREVLGKTGTVIGCDTSNCGACTVHLDGKAIKSCTMLAVQADGHEVTTIEGIADGDKLHPMQQAFHEKHALQCGYCTPGMIMAAIDFLNETPHPKDDREIREGIEGNLCRCTGYQNIVEAIKLAAGNSSTVGAGAS; encoded by the coding sequence CGTTGACGGCATGAAGAGCGAGGACGACGTCGAGCCCCGGATGCTGCTGGTCCATTACCTCCGCGAGGTCCTCGGCAAGACCGGCACGGTGATCGGCTGCGACACGAGCAACTGCGGCGCCTGCACCGTGCACCTCGACGGCAAGGCGATCAAGAGCTGCACCATGCTGGCGGTCCAGGCCGACGGGCACGAGGTCACCACCATCGAGGGCATCGCGGACGGCGACAAGCTGCACCCCATGCAGCAGGCGTTCCACGAGAAGCACGCCCTGCAGTGCGGCTACTGCACGCCCGGGATGATCATGGCGGCGATCGACTTCCTCAACGAGACGCCGCACCCCAAGGACGACCGCGAGATCCGCGAAGGCATCGAGGGCAACCTCTGCCGCTGCACCGGCTACCAGAACATCGTCGAGGCGATCAAGCTGGCCGCCGGCAACTCCTCCACCGTGGGAGCGGGGGCGAGCTAG
- a CDS encoding FAD binding domain-containing protein has product MIPAKFDYARPSSVDEAVQALANGGDDPKVIAGGQSFIPVLRLRLAAPSTVVDIGAIDELKQVSDEGDKIKIGSMVTHAEVLENDLITQNVPLLREITETVADRQVRHRGTLGGALAHADPAGDLGSAAVALDAEFEIAGADGRRTVPASDFFQDYLTTAIGEGEVLVSVSFPKSGDWKCHYQKFNRMAQAWATVGVAVALKVDGDTVTEARVGLTNMGPVPVRASGVESALAGQPATAESFAAAAEHADEGTSPTDDLSAKADYRKHLAKVLTRRALEGALKGRADHGDK; this is encoded by the coding sequence ATGATTCCCGCAAAGTTCGACTACGCCCGCCCGTCGTCCGTCGACGAGGCCGTGCAGGCGCTCGCCAACGGCGGCGACGACCCCAAGGTGATCGCCGGCGGCCAGTCGTTCATCCCGGTGCTGCGTCTGCGGCTCGCGGCTCCATCGACGGTCGTCGATATCGGCGCCATCGACGAGCTCAAGCAAGTGTCCGACGAGGGCGACAAGATCAAGATCGGCTCGATGGTCACGCATGCCGAGGTACTCGAGAACGACCTGATCACCCAGAACGTGCCGCTGCTGCGGGAGATCACCGAGACGGTGGCCGACCGCCAGGTGCGCCACCGCGGCACCCTCGGCGGCGCGCTGGCGCACGCCGATCCGGCCGGTGACCTCGGGTCGGCGGCGGTGGCGCTCGACGCCGAGTTCGAGATCGCCGGCGCCGACGGCCGGCGTACAGTCCCCGCGTCCGACTTCTTCCAGGACTACCTCACCACCGCGATCGGCGAGGGCGAGGTGCTGGTCAGCGTCTCGTTCCCGAAGTCCGGCGACTGGAAGTGCCACTACCAGAAGTTCAACCGGATGGCGCAGGCCTGGGCGACGGTGGGAGTCGCGGTGGCGTTGAAGGTCGACGGCGACACCGTCACCGAGGCGCGGGTCGGGCTGACCAACATGGGCCCGGTGCCGGTGCGTGCCTCCGGCGTCGAGTCGGCCCTCGCGGGCCAGCCGGCGACCGCCGAGAGCTTCGCCGCCGCGGCCGAGCACGCCGACGAGGGCACCAGCCCGACCGACGACCTGTCGGCCAAGGCCGACTACCGCAAGCACCTCGCCAAGGTGCTCACCCGCCGCGCGCTGGAGGGTGCGCTCAAGGGGCGCGCGGACCACGGCGACAAGTAG
- a CDS encoding xanthine dehydrogenase family protein molybdopterin-binding subunit → MTAVDDRPAAEIGQARTRREDKHLITGRTTWTDNKTATGLLHLAFVRSPMAHAKIGGVNVDAAKAMPGVVDVITGKDVAEVQGNVPCAWPVTPDMVNPGAPSLAVDQVNHVGEAVAVVVARSKAQAVDAAEQVEVDYEALPVVLDMEEALRDGAPLVHPSTSSNKSYTWVFDSGEAGTGGNATQAIEGAEVVVKRRFIQQRLIPSFMEPRSVVAEPTDGGVTLTSATQIPHILRLMLAMTLGIPEHKVRVIAPDVGGGFGGKIPVTPEEIITALVAMRLGKPVKFTETRSESLMVAHHGRDQIQDVTISATKDGQVTGLDVTLHADMGAYLRLVGPGVPVLGAFMFPAIYKIPAYRFTCHGVFTTKTPTDAYRGAGRPEATYAIERIMDELAVELDMDPMELRRRNWIKHDEFPFTTVCGLTYDTGNYEVATDKALELFGWDELKAERDRRRAEKSTKQLGLGISTFTEMCGLAPSRVLGSLDYGAGGWEYSAIRMLPTGKVEVITGASPHGQGHETAFAQIVSDQLGIPYDDIEILHGDTATSHKGLDTYGSRSLAVGGIAIVKAADKVKDKAKKIAAHLLEASADDLEFDAGRFKVKGTDQGLSIQEIALAVFAGHSYPEDVELGLDSDATYDPENFSFPHGTHLAAVEVDTETGDARLVKYACVDDIGNIINPLIVEGQVHGGLAQGIAQALYEEAIFDADGNLTTGTFVDYTLPSAADLPPFLTGQTSTAATSNPLGVKGVGEAGCIASTPAVMNAVVDAVRQYGVNDVRMPATPERVWRAIHGDGHTETAAAETTAHTDGAAE, encoded by the coding sequence GTGACCGCCGTGGATGACCGCCCGGCCGCCGAGATCGGGCAGGCGCGCACTCGTCGCGAGGACAAGCACCTCATCACCGGTCGCACCACCTGGACCGACAACAAGACCGCCACCGGGCTGCTGCACCTGGCGTTCGTCCGCTCACCCATGGCGCACGCCAAGATCGGCGGCGTCAACGTCGACGCCGCCAAGGCGATGCCCGGCGTCGTCGACGTCATCACCGGCAAGGACGTGGCCGAGGTCCAGGGCAACGTGCCCTGCGCCTGGCCGGTCACCCCGGACATGGTCAACCCCGGCGCCCCGTCGCTGGCGGTCGACCAGGTCAACCACGTGGGCGAGGCCGTCGCGGTGGTCGTCGCCCGCAGCAAGGCGCAGGCGGTGGACGCCGCCGAGCAGGTCGAGGTCGACTACGAGGCGCTCCCCGTCGTCCTCGACATGGAGGAGGCGCTGCGCGACGGCGCTCCCCTGGTGCACCCGAGCACGTCGTCGAACAAGTCCTACACGTGGGTCTTCGACTCCGGTGAGGCCGGCACCGGCGGCAACGCGACGCAGGCCATCGAGGGCGCCGAGGTGGTCGTCAAGCGCCGCTTCATCCAGCAGCGGCTCATCCCGTCGTTCATGGAGCCGCGCTCGGTGGTCGCGGAGCCGACCGACGGCGGTGTCACGCTGACGTCGGCGACGCAGATCCCGCACATCCTGCGGCTGATGCTCGCCATGACGCTCGGCATTCCCGAGCACAAGGTGCGAGTCATCGCCCCGGACGTCGGCGGCGGGTTCGGTGGCAAGATCCCCGTCACCCCCGAGGAGATCATCACCGCGCTGGTGGCGATGCGCCTCGGCAAGCCGGTGAAGTTCACCGAGACGCGCTCGGAGTCGCTGATGGTCGCCCACCACGGCCGCGACCAGATCCAGGACGTCACCATCTCGGCGACCAAGGACGGCCAGGTCACCGGTCTGGACGTCACGCTGCACGCCGACATGGGCGCCTACCTGCGGCTCGTCGGCCCGGGCGTGCCGGTGCTCGGCGCGTTCATGTTCCCGGCGATCTACAAGATCCCCGCCTACCGGTTCACCTGCCACGGGGTGTTCACCACCAAGACCCCCACCGACGCCTACCGTGGGGCCGGCCGGCCGGAGGCGACGTACGCGATCGAGCGGATCATGGACGAGCTCGCCGTCGAGCTCGACATGGATCCGATGGAGCTGCGCCGCAGGAACTGGATCAAGCACGACGAGTTCCCGTTCACCACCGTCTGCGGCCTGACCTACGACACCGGGAACTACGAGGTGGCCACCGACAAGGCCCTCGAGCTGTTCGGCTGGGACGAGCTGAAGGCCGAGCGTGACCGGCGCCGGGCCGAGAAGTCCACCAAGCAGCTGGGACTGGGCATCTCGACGTTCACCGAGATGTGCGGCCTGGCGCCGTCCCGCGTGCTCGGCTCGCTGGACTACGGCGCCGGCGGCTGGGAGTACAGCGCGATCCGGATGCTGCCGACCGGCAAGGTCGAGGTGATCACCGGCGCGTCGCCGCACGGGCAGGGCCACGAGACGGCGTTCGCGCAGATCGTCTCCGACCAGCTCGGCATCCCGTACGACGACATCGAGATCCTGCACGGCGACACCGCGACCAGCCACAAGGGCCTGGACACCTACGGCTCGCGCTCGCTCGCGGTCGGCGGCATCGCGATCGTGAAGGCGGCCGACAAGGTCAAGGACAAGGCCAAGAAGATCGCCGCGCACCTGCTGGAGGCGTCGGCCGACGACCTCGAGTTCGACGCGGGCCGCTTCAAGGTCAAGGGCACCGACCAGGGGCTGTCCATCCAGGAGATCGCGCTCGCGGTGTTCGCCGGGCACAGCTACCCGGAGGACGTCGAGCTCGGGCTGGACTCCGACGCGACGTACGACCCGGAGAACTTCTCCTTCCCGCACGGCACGCACCTGGCGGCGGTCGAGGTCGACACCGAGACCGGTGACGCGCGGCTGGTGAAGTACGCCTGCGTCGACGACATCGGCAACATCATCAACCCGCTGATCGTCGAGGGGCAGGTGCACGGTGGCCTCGCCCAGGGCATCGCCCAGGCCCTCTACGAGGAGGCGATCTTCGACGCCGACGGCAACCTGACCACCGGCACGTTCGTCGACTACACCCTTCCGAGCGCGGCCGACCTGCCGCCGTTCCTCACCGGGCAGACGTCGACGGCGGCCACCAGCAACCCGCTGGGCGTCAAGGGCGTCGGCGAGGCCGGCTGCATCGCCTCGACCCCCGCGGTCATGAACGCGGTGGTGGACGCCGTCCGCCAGTACGGCGTGAACGACGTCCGGATGCCGGCCACTCCCGAGCGGGTCTGGCGCGCCATCCACGGCGACGGCCATACCGAAACAGCAGCCGCAGAGACCACCGCCCACACCGACGGCGCAGCCGAGTAA